In the Silvanigrella aquatica genome, TACTCATTTTATTAATGTAATTAGAGCTTGCCGCATAGGGTTTGCTGCTTACAATTCCGCCATCTCCAAAAAGAGCCATTCCAAGGGTATTAGGCATTTCTACCCATTCAAAAGCATCGCTATAAACGGCTAGGTACCAATCTTGAACCTGTTTTACATCGAGCCCAGATATAAGCGCAAAATTACCTGTGATCATTAAGCGCTGAATGTGGTGAGAATAAGCGTGATCTCTTGAATGAGAAACAGCTTCTGCAATGCAAGTCATTTTAGTCTTTGCGTCCCAATAAAAATGGGGCAAAGGAGTTTTTGCTTCAAAATAATTCAATTCAGCATATTCAGGCATTTTGAGCCAGTAAATTCCTCGAATATATTCTCTCCAACCTAGAATTTGACGAATAAATCCTTCGGTGGCATTTAAAGGTGCTTTGTTTTTTTTGTAGGCTTCCTCAGCAAGTTTACAAATTTCCAAAGGAAGCAGAAGTCCTACATTAAGGTAGGTTGATAACAAAGAATGGTAAAGATAAACTTCCCCTTTCTTCATCGCATCTTGATAATCACCATAATACGGGAGAAGGCGCGTTATAAAATCGTGAAGTTCGATGAGGGCTTGCTTCCGCGTTACTGCATAATGAAATGGTTCTAAATTTCCAAAATGATCAGAAAATTTTTCACCGACAGATTTTAGGACTTCTTTTAAAATCGCAGATTTCTTGTGACTCTTACGCCCTGGAGTTGTGAGCTCCTCTGTTGGAGATTTTCTATTTTCTTTGTCATAGTTCCACTTTCCTCCAGTTGGAGTGCCGTCTGGCTCTATTAGTATTTGGTATTTTTTTCGCATTTCACGATAGAAATATTCCATTCTAAAATGTTTTTTTCCATGAGCCCATTTCTTAAATTCATCTTTAGAGCAAAAGAATCGATTGTCTCTAAGAACTTCAATAGGGATTTCAAGAGATTTTTGCAGTTTTTCCACCAAAACTTTAAGGCGATATTCGCTTGGCTCAGTAAGTATAATTTTCTGCACTTTAAGTTCACGAACGGCACGTTTGATTTCTCCACTCAAACTGCCTGTATTGTCATGATCTGTTATCTTTACATAATGTACATGATAACCTTGAGTTTTAAGTTCGGCGGCAAAGTGGCGCATGGATGCAAATAAAAAAGCAAGCTTCTTAGGATGGTGCTTTACTTGGGTGGCTTCCTCACTCACTTCGCATAAAAAAATAGTATCATCCTTTGTAATATTTCTTAGTGACAATATTGTTTCCGAAAGTTGATCAGAAAAAATAAATCTAAGTCTTTTCATATTATTCCTATTCTTATTTCATAATCAAAAATCTTAAATCGAGTAAATAAATATATATAGATTTAAAAGAAAGAAAAATACAGCGGAATTGGTTTCTAAAAAGGAGTCGTTAATTCTAATTCGAGTTATGGCACCTAGGGCGTGTCCTCAGTCTTAAAAATATAACATATTGAATTAACTTAAAATTATTATTTAAATTATAAAATCATAAAATTTTTTAGCTTCTCTTTAAGGTTTAAATTTGTCACTTTTTCATAATCGAAATATAACATTACTAATATTAATTATAATTTTAGTAATGTTAATATAAATTTATATAATTAAATTTACTAAATTAACTAAATTAGAACCTCGTAATATTTCACTTATGATAACTAGCATTATGTTGTGTGAATATTTTCATTTTTTTAATTGTGTTTAATATAATTATATAAAGAGCTGTAATTGTTATTAAATCAACAAAAAAAGGCTTAGATCGACTTTGCAATAATTCCTATTGTATATACAATAGGAATGCAGGAGGCAAGGAATGCTAAAAACCAGTACGAGAGTTTTGAGAAAACTTAAGGAAAAGAATAATTTTGATTGGTATGAGTGGTATGAACTGGAAGAAGCTTTTTGGAATAGTTCAGGACGGTTTTTAGAAGACACAAGGGAAGAGAATCGAACGATTCCGCCCACGCTTTGGATTATATCAACTACGGACGATGGCAGAAAAATTAAAATTGTGTTTATAGAAAAAGTGAACGGAGATCTAGAAATAAAAAGCGCTTATGAACCCAACGAATTGGAGGTCAAAATTTATGACAAATACACGAAGAATAGTTGAGGAAGGCTTCGAAGATGAGAGCAAATGGGATAATCGTGAGCTTGGCGCAGAGGAAGAATTCGTAAAAAGAGCTTCACCAGAGCGTGAAAAAAGGATCAATGATTCTCTAGGGCTGCATGCTATTTCTATTAGACTTCCCATTGAAATTATTGAACAACTCAAAGAATTTGCACGCGAAGATGGAATTGGTTATCAGCCATTAATGCGGCAGGTCATTACAAAATACTCGCGCGAAAGAGCAAAGAAAAAAGCGAGCTAAAAAAAAGCCCTACTTTTGCACGCGGGCTATTTTTTTTACATTCAATGTACTTATTTTTTAATGTGCTAATAAAAAATACTCACCTATTATAAATTCCTATTTTCAAGTGAATTTAGTAAGTTAACAAGACTATTAATCATTTCTTGAACGGTTTCTGCATTTGCCCAAGAAGGAAGATCTATTCTTGGAGCAGGTGGAGAAACTTTAACTTGTACTAAATTAATAGCTTCATTGGGATCGTTTACTAAATGATACATTTCCCATTCCTGGCATTCTAAGCCCTTAGGATCAAAGTATCTTACTAATTTATAATCATCAGTCCTTACACAGCGTACATGGTTTGGTTGTCTGACAGAGCCTGATGTTAAATCTGTTACTTCTTTTCCAGGGACGGTTCCTTTACGAACAGCATCAACAGTCGCATTATAAATTTCAAACTCTTCCATTTTTGAATTTTCATATGACTGCCAAGAGGGTTGTAAAGGAGAAGTAATTTCATCATCAGTTATGAAAAGAACCCCTTGTCTTTTTGAACCATCTTTTTCTCTTACGATTCCATCATGTTGATTATTTAAAATAAGGGTAGATAAATCAATGCCCGGTAAAGGGGGTATGGGGCGATTTTTTAGTAAATTATTAGCTATCTCCGCTCTTTTCTCTTCTGTTATTCCAGCTAATCCAAGTATTGTTGGTAAAATATCTATATGACTTGTTAAGGATTTAATTTCTCTTAAAGCATTTTGTGAAGTTGCAGATGCTTGAATTGAAGAAGGTAGTTTTATGACTGCGGGGACATGAATTATTTCTTCATAAGCGGAATGCCATTTTTCCATCATCATATGATGTGAAGCACCATATTCACCGTGGTCAGTTAAAAAAACGACGATAGTGTTTTCTGCTTGGCCTGTTTCTTCTAATGTTTGTAATAATCGATTAATATGTGTATCCATAAGTGCGTGCAAATAAGCATAAAATTGAATAAATTTTAAGGAAACTTGTTCCTTATTTTCTGTAAGAGCAAATGGTATCGAGCTTCTTAATGCAACATTAACTGCGTAGTTTGTTATCTTATCTGGGGTAATTGTTCCATTAAGAGCCATATTTTTTGCTTCATTTAAACCCATTTTAGCACTTAAAGCTAAACCCATTTTATATGCATAATCTTTTTGACAAGAAGGTTTATCATTTAATGTCTCATTATAGGTAGAAACAATTTCTGAATTGTTTTGAGGAAATCCTTTCTCATTCAAAGGTATTGACATTGTTCCTCCAATGGGAAGAACAGAATGATCGCCTTGACTTGGAACATACAATGGCCCTAAAGGGGATTGTGTTAAGTTATTGTTTGAAGGATCAGAGCTTGCATTAGGCAGAGCTCTTGCAGTGACAGCAGGATAAGTGGCAATGTCGTGTGGATTTACAAAGGAAACAACGGCAAACCAAGGAGGGGTTTCTGCTGGATTTGGCGTGTTATCTAAGGGATTGATTTGTTCTTGTCTCGCAACGGAAACACTGTAAGAAGAACCGAGAGCTTCACGGCGTAAAAATTGACAAGCATTATCTGCAAAAATAGGATCTCGATATACACCTAAATTGTTAACTAGAGAGCCATGAGGTTCGGGATAAGAAAGTTCCCAACTATCAAACCCAAATTCTTTTAATGACTCTACAGAAGGATGAGATATGTGCCATTTGCCAAAATAATGAGTTCTATATCCTGCGGATTGCATCCAGTTACCTAATGTAGGAATTCCATCCTGTTTTAACCAGGGAAATTGAAATGAATCACCACTTTTAAAGATTCCATCTGTTTGTGTTAATCCTGTCCTAGTTCCATATTGTCCTGTAAAAAGTACGGATCGACTTGGTACACATGCACTTGAAGCAATCATATGATTTTTTAATACGACAGCGTTTTTCCGCAATCGTATTAATCCTGGAAAGAATGATTGATATGAATTTTCAGAAGTTATATCACCTTGAAAACCAAGAATAGATTTTAAATGATTATCAAAACCATCTGTTGAATTGGTGATATTACCTGGATGACGATATTGGTCTGCTATAATTAATAGAATATTCTTTGGTTGTGCTGAAGAACTCATCTTTTTCTCCAAAACATAAGTAAAGGTTATTAAAAAATAAAAAATGAGCAAAAACAAAATGGACATAAAAAATCAACAAGATTATAAAATATTTATAACTTTTTAGCAAGTTTTTTAAAGTAACTAATTAGGCTGTCTTTATGAAATAATTTATGAAAATTAATTAAAACATGTTCATCCACTAAAGTAAAATCCCATAAAATTAGTAATGATAAATACCTATAAAGAGGAAGATCGCCAATATTTGAAATTAAAAATTTCTTAATTATTCCATTAAGCATCTTATTTGTCTTTGAGGAGTTCGCCGCGGAAAATTTTAGGTTGTGAGTCAATGTTTTGTTTTAATTTATTAAAATTAAATATATTATTCTGCAATAATTATATTAATGTAAAATAAAAATATTTGACAAAATCACTCCAACTGCAGTAGCAAGCAATATATAAATAATGCAAGGAATAATAAGTTTTAATAATATTTCTGCTTCTTTTCCAGATGATTCAACAGTGGATTGCACTGCTAAAATATTTTGCAGTGCAATCATATTGCCTGCTCCTGCACCTACCAATTGAAACGCAAGAATCCATTCTTCGGAATAAAATATT is a window encoding:
- a CDS encoding cryptochrome/photolyase family protein, which codes for MKRLRFIFSDQLSETILSLRNITKDDTIFLCEVSEEATQVKHHPKKLAFLFASMRHFAAELKTQGYHVHYVKITDHDNTGSLSGEIKRAVRELKVQKIILTEPSEYRLKVLVEKLQKSLEIPIEVLRDNRFFCSKDEFKKWAHGKKHFRMEYFYREMRKKYQILIEPDGTPTGGKWNYDKENRKSPTEELTTPGRKSHKKSAILKEVLKSVGEKFSDHFGNLEPFHYAVTRKQALIELHDFITRLLPYYGDYQDAMKKGEVYLYHSLLSTYLNVGLLLPLEICKLAEEAYKKNKAPLNATEGFIRQILGWREYIRGIYWLKMPEYAELNYFEAKTPLPHFYWDAKTKMTCIAEAVSHSRDHAYSHHIQRLMITGNFALISGLDVKQVQDWYLAVYSDAFEWVEMPNTLGMALFGDGGIVSSKPYAASSNYINKMSNFCDHCYYNPKEMTTEKACPFNALYWDFMIRNRDKLDKNQRLPFVYSTWDKFDEEKQKAIRNKAARSLLCMKNHEI
- a CDS encoding sulfatase-like hydrolase/transferase; this translates as MSSSAQPKNILLIIADQYRHPGNITNSTDGFDNHLKSILGFQGDITSENSYQSFFPGLIRLRKNAVVLKNHMIASSACVPSRSVLFTGQYGTRTGLTQTDGIFKSGDSFQFPWLKQDGIPTLGNWMQSAGYRTHYFGKWHISHPSVESLKEFGFDSWELSYPEPHGSLVNNLGVYRDPIFADNACQFLRREALGSSYSVSVARQEQINPLDNTPNPAETPPWFAVVSFVNPHDIATYPAVTARALPNASSDPSNNNLTQSPLGPLYVPSQGDHSVLPIGGTMSIPLNEKGFPQNNSEIVSTYNETLNDKPSCQKDYAYKMGLALSAKMGLNEAKNMALNGTITPDKITNYAVNVALRSSIPFALTENKEQVSLKFIQFYAYLHALMDTHINRLLQTLEETGQAENTIVVFLTDHGEYGASHHMMMEKWHSAYEEIIHVPAVIKLPSSIQASATSQNALREIKSLTSHIDILPTILGLAGITEEKRAEIANNLLKNRPIPPLPGIDLSTLILNNQHDGIVREKDGSKRQGVLFITDDEITSPLQPSWQSYENSKMEEFEIYNATVDAVRKGTVPGKEVTDLTSGSVRQPNHVRCVRTDDYKLVRYFDPKGLECQEWEMYHLVNDPNEAINLVQVKVSPPAPRIDLPSWANAETVQEMINSLVNLLNSLENRNL